Proteins encoded by one window of Clostridium cagae:
- a CDS encoding rhomboid family intramembrane serine protease produces MNWLNKLERKFGKYYIPNLMWLVISLSAFVYAVTYIILGNFSYVNKLVLSPQAIMNGEIWRLITFVLIPPLSGSIFMVALGLYFDYIVGTTLENVWGGFKFNVYFFVGMLSTIIISFLTGMPATGAAVTLSIFLAFAKLFPEYTVLLFFIIPVKMKWLGYVAWAKIIFDIVSSLINGGGFIGVIVCIVPIINYLLFFGKSNYKETRVRTGSVIRMSEYKKSMKMNKKGYRHKCAVCGLTDKDDPNMLFRYCSKCKGDYAYCEKHIYDHEHIIE; encoded by the coding sequence ATGAATTGGCTTAATAAACTAGAAAGAAAGTTTGGTAAATATTATATACCTAATTTAATGTGGTTGGTTATTAGCCTAAGTGCTTTTGTGTATGCAGTGACATACATTATCTTAGGTAACTTTAGTTATGTAAATAAACTAGTTTTATCCCCACAAGCTATAATGAATGGTGAAATTTGGAGACTTATTACATTTGTATTAATACCCCCTCTAAGTGGAAGCATATTTATGGTAGCATTAGGACTATATTTTGATTATATTGTAGGTACTACATTGGAGAATGTATGGGGTGGATTTAAATTTAATGTTTATTTTTTTGTTGGAATGTTAAGTACTATAATAATATCATTTTTAACAGGAATGCCTGCAACCGGTGCAGCAGTGACATTATCAATTTTCTTAGCATTTGCAAAACTATTTCCTGAATATACTGTATTATTATTTTTTATAATACCTGTAAAAATGAAATGGCTAGGATATGTAGCGTGGGCCAAAATAATATTTGATATAGTTTCTTCATTAATTAATGGTGGAGGATTTATAGGTGTAATTGTATGTATAGTACCAATAATTAACTACTTGTTGTTTTTTGGAAAAAGTAATTATAAAGAAACAAGAGTTAGAACTGGTTCTGTAATAAGAATGAGTGAATATAAAAAATCAATGAAAATGAATAAAAAAGGATATAGACATAAATGTGCAGTATGTGGATTGACAGATAAAGATGATCCTAATATGTTATTTAGATATTGCAGTAAATGTAAAGGTGATTATGCATATTGTGAAAAACATATATATGATCATGAGCATATTATAGAATGA
- a CDS encoding thioesterase family protein codes for MNEPKIGQTSKRELIVTKETLAVNVGSGSVEVFATPMVAAIMEGAAADLAQTFLEDIYTTVGTKITVNHLAATAEGVKVYAEAELTAVDGRKYSFSLKAFDNKGLIATGEHERVCIKKESFINKAIERKNS; via the coding sequence ATGAACGAACCAAAAATCGGACAAACATCTAAAAGAGAACTTATAGTTACAAAAGAGACACTGGCAGTTAATGTTGGAAGTGGAAGCGTTGAAGTTTTTGCTACTCCAATGGTTGCAGCTATCATGGAAGGTGCTGCTGCTGATTTAGCTCAAACTTTTTTAGAAGATATTTATACTACTGTTGGTACAAAAATCACAGTAAATCATCTAGCAGCAACTGCAGAAGGTGTTAAAGTTTATGCTGAAGCTGAACTTACAGCCGTAGACGGTCGTAAATATTCTTTTTCATTAAAAGCATTTGATAATAAAGGTTTAATTGCTACTGGTGAGCATGAGCGTGTATGTATAAAAAAAGAGAGCTTTATAAACAAAGCAATTGAACGTAAAAATTCATAG